A window from Micromonospora terminaliae encodes these proteins:
- a CDS encoding TetR/AcrR family transcriptional regulator: MRVETGGVDQRRLFELLWGTPAGPRRGPRPTLTLAAIARAGIAVADADGLEGLTMQRVAESLDVTKMALYRYVPGRAELVALMLEDAIGAPPPPPAGADWRAQLDDWTRQLFDRFRRHPWAQAATVGPRLPGPNELAWLERVVAALAGTGLTGGEQLDVAVLLVGHARNLAQHTPPDGVPGGAQESAFGALVRGREDRFPALDAALRGIDPAAADQALDFGLARILDGIEALIAARAAAGPRSGGAAEQGPAARGE, encoded by the coding sequence GTGCGCGTGGAGACCGGTGGCGTCGACCAACGCCGGCTGTTCGAGCTGCTGTGGGGCACACCGGCCGGGCCCCGGCGCGGGCCGCGCCCCACCCTCACCCTCGCTGCGATCGCCCGTGCCGGGATCGCCGTCGCCGACGCCGACGGCCTCGAGGGGCTGACCATGCAGCGGGTCGCCGAATCCCTGGACGTCACCAAGATGGCGCTCTACCGCTACGTGCCCGGCCGCGCCGAACTCGTGGCGCTCATGCTGGAGGACGCGATCGGTGCGCCGCCCCCACCACCGGCCGGGGCCGACTGGCGCGCCCAGCTCGACGACTGGACCCGGCAGCTCTTCGACCGGTTCCGCCGGCACCCGTGGGCCCAGGCGGCGACCGTCGGGCCCCGGCTGCCCGGCCCCAACGAGCTGGCCTGGCTGGAGCGCGTGGTCGCCGCCCTCGCCGGCACCGGCCTGACCGGCGGCGAGCAGCTCGACGTCGCCGTGCTCCTGGTCGGGCACGCCCGCAACCTCGCCCAGCACACCCCGCCGGACGGCGTGCCCGGCGGGGCCCAGGAGAGCGCCTTCGGCGCCCTGGTCCGCGGCCGGGAGGACCGGTTCCCGGCGCTGGACGCCGCCCTGCGCGGCATCGACCCGGCGGCCGCCGACCAGGCCCTCGACTTCGGCCTGGCCCGGATCCTCGACGGCATCGAGGCGCTGATCGCCGCCCGCGCCGCCGCCGGCCCCCGTTCGGGTGGGGCGGCCGAGCAGGGCCCGGCCGCCCGGGGAGAATGA
- a CDS encoding YbaK/EbsC family protein, whose product MQPHPNVQAVQRALDDADARDGSGGPSQVRLLPEAVHTAAAAAAALGVEVGAIANSLVFDADDAPLLVLTSGAHRVDTAGLAASLGVTHLRRATPEFVKRHTGQVIGGVAPVGHPQPLRTLVDTALAAYDEVWAAGGVPQAVFPTTQAELLRLTSGTPHEVA is encoded by the coding sequence ATGCAGCCACACCCGAACGTGCAGGCGGTGCAGCGGGCCCTCGACGACGCGGACGCGCGGGACGGCTCCGGCGGCCCGAGCCAGGTCCGCCTGCTGCCCGAGGCCGTGCACACCGCCGCCGCGGCCGCCGCGGCCCTCGGCGTCGAGGTCGGCGCCATCGCCAACTCGCTCGTCTTCGACGCCGACGACGCGCCCCTGCTGGTGCTCACCTCCGGCGCGCACCGGGTGGACACCGCCGGGCTGGCCGCGTCCCTCGGGGTCACCCACCTGCGCCGGGCCACCCCGGAGTTCGTGAAGCGGCACACCGGGCAGGTGATCGGCGGAGTCGCCCCGGTCGGCCACCCGCAACCGCTGCGCACCCTCGTGGACACCGCGCTGGCCGCGTACGACGAGGTGTGGGCGGCCGGCGGCGTGCCGCAGGCGGTCTTCCCCACCACGCAGGCGGAGCTGCTGCGGCTCACCTCCGGCACCCCGCACGAGGTGGCGTGA
- a CDS encoding error-prone DNA polymerase: MSFHNPKMPWSELEQVLSGRPGGRSGKGRPKGERHLHVVDPLAVDADGGDSPAWSRKRQEYAPPELPRPNDAVPYAELHAHSNFSFLDGASHPEELAEEAARLGLTALAVTDHDGFYGVVRFAEAARALHLPTVFGAELSLGLPGPQNGEPDPYGAHLLVLAHGHEGYARLAATIARAQLRGGEKGRPVYGELEEVAAELKDHVLVLTGCRKGHVPAALLTEGVDAAARELDRLTALFGAETVAVELTDHGHPLDADRNDALAELAAAAGLPTVATNNVHYATPGRRRLATTVAAVRARRSLDEIDGWLPAAATAHLRSGAEMAARFAAYPGAVARAAEFGAELAFDLQLVAPQLPAYPVPPGHTEMSWLRHLTMAGARERYGPPEAHPEAYAQLEHELRMIDDLGFPGYFLVVYDIVAFCREQDIYCQGRGSAANSAVCYALRITNVDAVRHRLLFERFLAPERDGPPDIDVDIESDRREEVIQHVYARYGREHTAQVANVISYRPRSAVRDVAKAFGFSPGQQDAWSKQIDRWGSVAAVDVEDIPEQVVAYANELQTFPRHLGIHSGGMVICDRPVIEVCPVEWGRMPGRSVLQWDKDDCAAVGLVKFDLLGLGMLSALHYGYDLIGMSLDLGDMTLDDPEVYDMLCRADSVGVFQVESRAQMATLPRLKPREFYDLVVEVALIRPGPIQGGSVHPYIRRKNGQEPVTFAHPLMRNALEKTLGVPLFQEQLMQLAIDLAGFDAAGADQLRRAMGAKRSVERMAQIADRLYAGMAERGITGELADDVYRKLTAFASYGFPESHAMSFAYLVYASSWLKRYHPGPFLAALLNAQPMGFYSPQTLVDDARRHGVEVRRPDLNASGAKAVLESTPETRWGSQPGEPPHAWGLGGPAVRLGLGSVRTLGDDVAERIEAERTAHGPYRDMPDLARRVGLTAAQLEALATADAFACFGLTRRQALWAAGAAAQDRPGRLPGTVTGTAPPTLPGMEAVDRLVADVWATGLSPESHPARFIRDRLDALGAVPIARLGRVEPGQRIRVGGIVTHRQRPATAGGVTFLNLEDETGMLNVTCSPGLWQRYRRIARTSGALVVRGRLQRHEGVTSLTADRLDAIEPPVTPASRDFR; this comes from the coding sequence ATGAGCTTCCACAACCCGAAGATGCCGTGGTCGGAGCTGGAGCAGGTGCTCTCCGGGCGGCCCGGCGGGCGGTCCGGCAAGGGCCGCCCCAAGGGTGAGCGGCACCTGCACGTGGTGGACCCGCTCGCGGTCGACGCCGACGGCGGCGACTCCCCGGCGTGGAGCCGCAAGCGGCAGGAGTACGCGCCGCCCGAGCTGCCCCGCCCCAACGACGCGGTGCCCTACGCGGAGCTGCACGCGCACTCCAACTTCAGCTTCCTCGACGGCGCCAGCCACCCCGAGGAGCTGGCCGAGGAGGCCGCCCGGCTGGGGCTCACCGCGCTCGCCGTCACCGACCACGACGGCTTCTACGGCGTGGTGCGCTTCGCCGAGGCGGCCCGCGCGCTGCACCTGCCGACGGTCTTCGGCGCGGAGCTCTCCCTGGGGCTGCCCGGCCCGCAGAACGGCGAGCCGGACCCGTACGGCGCGCACCTGCTGGTGCTGGCCCACGGCCACGAGGGGTACGCCCGGCTCGCCGCCACCATCGCCCGGGCCCAGCTGCGCGGCGGCGAGAAGGGCCGCCCGGTCTACGGCGAGCTGGAGGAGGTCGCCGCCGAACTGAAAGACCACGTGCTGGTGCTCACCGGCTGCCGCAAGGGGCACGTGCCCGCCGCGCTGCTCACCGAGGGCGTCGACGCGGCGGCCCGGGAGCTGGACCGGCTCACCGCGCTCTTCGGCGCCGAGACGGTGGCGGTGGAGCTGACCGACCACGGCCACCCGCTCGACGCCGACCGCAACGACGCCCTCGCCGAGCTGGCCGCCGCGGCCGGGCTGCCCACGGTGGCCACCAACAACGTGCACTACGCCACCCCGGGGCGGCGCCGGTTGGCCACCACGGTGGCGGCGGTGCGGGCCCGGCGCAGCCTGGACGAGATCGACGGCTGGCTGCCCGCCGCCGCCACCGCCCACCTGCGCAGCGGCGCGGAGATGGCGGCGCGGTTCGCCGCGTACCCGGGTGCGGTGGCCCGCGCCGCCGAGTTCGGCGCGGAACTCGCCTTCGACCTGCAACTGGTCGCGCCGCAGCTGCCGGCGTACCCGGTGCCGCCGGGGCACACCGAGATGAGCTGGCTGCGCCACCTCACCATGGCCGGCGCCCGGGAGCGCTACGGCCCGCCCGAGGCGCACCCGGAGGCGTACGCGCAGCTGGAGCACGAGCTGCGGATGATCGACGACCTGGGCTTCCCGGGCTACTTCCTGGTGGTCTACGACATCGTCGCGTTCTGCCGCGAGCAGGACATCTACTGCCAGGGCCGGGGCTCGGCGGCCAACTCGGCGGTCTGCTACGCGCTGCGGATCACCAACGTGGACGCGGTGCGGCACCGGCTGCTCTTCGAGCGGTTCCTCGCCCCGGAGCGGGACGGCCCGCCGGACATCGACGTGGACATCGAGTCCGACCGCCGGGAGGAGGTGATCCAGCACGTCTACGCCCGGTACGGCCGGGAGCACACCGCCCAGGTCGCCAACGTCATCTCCTACCGGCCGCGGTCGGCGGTGCGGGACGTGGCGAAGGCGTTCGGGTTCTCGCCCGGGCAGCAGGACGCCTGGAGCAAGCAGATCGACCGCTGGGGCTCGGTCGCGGCGGTCGACGTCGAGGACATCCCCGAGCAGGTGGTGGCGTACGCCAACGAGCTGCAGACCTTCCCCCGGCACCTGGGCATCCACTCCGGCGGCATGGTGATCTGCGACCGGCCGGTGATCGAGGTCTGCCCGGTGGAGTGGGGGCGGATGCCCGGCCGCAGCGTGCTCCAGTGGGACAAGGACGACTGCGCCGCCGTCGGCCTGGTCAAGTTCGACCTGCTCGGCCTCGGCATGCTCTCCGCGCTGCACTACGGCTACGACCTGATCGGGATGAGCCTGGACCTGGGCGACATGACCCTGGACGACCCCGAGGTCTACGACATGCTCTGCCGGGCCGACTCGGTCGGGGTGTTCCAGGTGGAGAGCCGCGCCCAGATGGCCACCCTGCCCCGGCTCAAGCCCCGCGAGTTCTACGACCTGGTGGTGGAGGTGGCGCTGATCCGGCCCGGCCCCATCCAGGGCGGCTCGGTGCACCCGTACATCCGGCGCAAGAACGGCCAGGAGCCGGTGACCTTCGCGCACCCGCTGATGCGCAACGCGCTGGAGAAGACCCTCGGCGTGCCGCTGTTCCAGGAACAGCTCATGCAGCTCGCCATCGACCTGGCCGGCTTCGACGCGGCCGGGGCCGACCAGCTGCGCCGGGCCATGGGGGCGAAGCGCTCGGTGGAGCGGATGGCGCAGATCGCCGACCGGCTCTACGCCGGGATGGCCGAGCGGGGCATCACGGGCGAGCTGGCCGACGACGTCTACCGCAAGCTCACCGCCTTCGCCAGCTACGGCTTCCCGGAGAGCCACGCCATGAGCTTCGCCTACCTGGTGTACGCCAGCTCCTGGCTGAAGCGCTACCACCCCGGCCCGTTCCTGGCCGCGCTGCTCAACGCCCAGCCGATGGGCTTCTACTCGCCGCAGACCCTGGTCGACGACGCCCGCCGGCACGGCGTCGAGGTCCGCCGGCCGGACCTCAACGCCAGCGGCGCCAAGGCGGTGCTGGAGTCCACCCCGGAGACCCGGTGGGGGAGCCAGCCGGGGGAGCCGCCGCACGCCTGGGGGCTGGGCGGCCCGGCGGTCCGGCTGGGGCTGGGCAGCGTGCGTACCCTCGGCGACGACGTGGCCGAGCGGATCGAGGCGGAGCGGACGGCCCACGGGCCGTACCGGGACATGCCGGACCTGGCCCGCCGGGTCGGGCTGACCGCGGCGCAGCTGGAGGCGCTGGCCACCGCGGACGCCTTCGCCTGCTTCGGGCTGACCCGCCGGCAGGCCCTCTGGGCCGCCGGCGCGGCGGCCCAGGACCGGCCGGGCCGGCTGCCCGGCACGGTGACCGGCACGGCCCCGCCCACCCTGCCCGGGATGGAGGCGGTGGACCGGCTGGTCGCCGACGTCTGGGCCACCGGCCTGTCCCCGGAGAGCCACCCGGCCCGGTTCATCCGGGACCGGCTGGACGCCCTGGGGGCGGTGCCGATCGCCCGGCTCGGCCGGGTGGAGCCCGGGCAGCGGATCCGGGTCGGCGGGATCGTCACCCACCGGCAGCGCCCGGCGACCGCCGGCGGGGTCACCTTCCTCAACCTGGAGGACGAGACCGGCATGCTCAATGTCACTTGCTCCCCGGGGCTCTGGCAGCGCTACCGTCGAATCGCCCGCACCAGCGGCGCGCTGGTGGTGCGGGGCCGGTTGCAGCGGCACGAGGGCGTCACGAGCCTCACCGCGGACCGGCTGGACGCGATCGAGCCGCCCGTCACGCCGGCGTCCCGGGATTTCCGTTGA
- a CDS encoding FAD-dependent monooxygenase → MPTPLRGLRVLVSGAGVAGPAAAWWLARNGAEVTVVEAAPALRTSGFAVDFRGPTHLGVLEAMGVLDELRAVQTHAGAMSRVDEHDREIFRLPAEFAGGELEVLRRDLSRILYEHGADRVGYVFGDRITALTETADGMRVDLARGASRTVDLVIGADGLHSGVRRLAFGPESSYVRHLGYHLAGWDLPDDLGAGPVPRQYNVPGRMASVAADQREPGRAGALVVFASPPQDHDRLDLDRQKALIAEAFTGLGWHVPRLLAGLRAAPELYFDAIARVSVPRWHTGRAVLLGDAAWGVTLGGMGVGTGLVGAYVLAGELALAGGDHRVALPAYERRMRTYAGRWQRGANPGRFLAPASGWGLWLRDRLLAARPVQSLLVRSTGSLATEAGLPDYAARV, encoded by the coding sequence ATGCCCACTCCTCTTCGCGGCCTTCGCGTGCTCGTCTCCGGCGCCGGGGTGGCCGGCCCGGCGGCGGCCTGGTGGCTGGCCCGGAACGGCGCCGAGGTCACCGTCGTGGAGGCCGCGCCCGCGCTGCGGACCAGCGGCTTCGCGGTCGACTTCCGCGGTCCCACCCACCTGGGCGTGCTCGAGGCCATGGGCGTGCTCGACGAGTTGCGCGCGGTGCAGACCCACGCCGGCGCGATGAGCCGGGTGGACGAGCACGACCGGGAGATCTTCCGGCTGCCCGCCGAGTTCGCCGGCGGCGAGCTGGAGGTCCTCCGCCGGGACCTCTCCCGGATCCTCTACGAGCACGGCGCCGACCGGGTCGGGTACGTCTTCGGCGACCGGATCACCGCGCTCACCGAGACCGCCGACGGGATGCGGGTCGACCTGGCCCGGGGCGCCTCCCGCACGGTCGACCTGGTGATCGGCGCGGACGGGCTGCACTCCGGTGTGCGCCGGCTGGCGTTCGGGCCCGAGTCGTCGTACGTGCGGCACCTCGGCTACCACCTGGCCGGCTGGGACCTGCCCGACGACCTCGGGGCGGGCCCGGTCCCGCGGCAGTACAACGTGCCCGGCCGGATGGCCAGCGTGGCCGCCGACCAGCGGGAGCCGGGCCGGGCGGGCGCCCTCGTCGTGTTCGCCTCGCCCCCGCAGGACCACGACCGGCTCGACCTCGACCGGCAGAAGGCGTTGATCGCCGAGGCCTTCACGGGGCTGGGCTGGCACGTGCCCCGGCTGCTGGCCGGCCTGCGCGCCGCGCCCGAGCTCTACTTCGACGCCATCGCCCGGGTCAGCGTGCCCCGCTGGCACACCGGCCGGGCCGTGCTGCTCGGCGACGCGGCCTGGGGGGTGACCCTCGGCGGGATGGGGGTCGGCACCGGCCTGGTCGGGGCGTACGTGCTCGCCGGTGAACTGGCCCTGGCCGGCGGCGACCACCGGGTGGCGCTGCCCGCGTACGAGCGGCGGATGCGGACCTACGCCGGGCGCTGGCAGCGCGGCGCCAACCCCGGCCGCTTCCTCGCCCCGGCCAGCGGCTGGGGGCTGTGGCTGCGCGACCGGCTGCTGGCCGCCCGCCCGGTCCAGTCGCTGCTGGTGCGGAGCACCGGCTCGCTGGCCACCGAGGCCGGCCTGCCCGACTACGCGGCGCGGGTCTGA
- a CDS encoding SAV_6107 family HEPN domain-containing protein: MSTSPAQAPTVPAHVLPHRTPAQLLVVARHGLAEAARTRPDGLRYAAAHLAALRAAAALLAARARPAPTRRNRITSVWVLLAAVAPELDEWAAYFAAGASKRAAAEAGIPRVVTAREADDLLRAAEEFVTVVETALGLAHQPALDGLHRLGGADAAPRPGAAAA, from the coding sequence ATGTCGACCAGTCCGGCCCAGGCGCCCACGGTGCCCGCGCACGTGCTGCCGCACCGCACCCCCGCTCAACTGCTCGTGGTGGCCCGCCACGGGCTGGCCGAGGCCGCCCGGACCCGCCCCGACGGCCTCCGGTACGCCGCCGCCCACCTCGCCGCGCTGCGCGCCGCCGCCGCCCTGCTCGCCGCCCGCGCCCGCCCCGCACCCACCCGGCGCAACCGGATCACCAGCGTCTGGGTGCTGCTCGCCGCCGTCGCCCCCGAGCTGGACGAGTGGGCCGCCTACTTCGCCGCCGGGGCCAGCAAGCGGGCCGCCGCCGAGGCCGGCATCCCCCGGGTGGTCACCGCCCGGGAGGCCGACGACCTGCTCCGCGCCGCCGAGGAGTTCGTCACCGTGGTGGAGACCGCGCTCGGCCTGGCCCACCAACCGGCGCTCGACGGGCTGCACCGGCTCGGCGGGGCCGACGCCGCGCCGCGTCCCGGAGCAGCCGCCGCCTGA
- a CDS encoding FMN-binding protein produces MRRITIWMLSTVAALVLLFSYKTSTLGAGGESSAIASGTDGAGSSWRGTDGGTTGSGSTTGGDRGTGSDSSGSDTGSGGTGSGDGTATGAVAQTRWGPVQVRITVSGGKITDVTAVQVPDGNHRDQEINDYAVPILRQEALAAQSARIDTVSGATVTSDGYRESLQSAIDAAHLR; encoded by the coding sequence ATGCGACGGATCACCATCTGGATGCTCTCGACGGTGGCCGCACTGGTGCTGCTGTTCAGCTACAAGACCAGCACCCTGGGCGCGGGCGGGGAGAGCAGCGCGATCGCCTCGGGCACCGACGGCGCCGGCAGCTCCTGGAGGGGCACGGACGGCGGCACCACCGGCTCGGGCTCCACGACCGGCGGCGACCGCGGCACCGGCAGCGACAGCAGCGGCAGCGACACCGGCAGCGGCGGCACGGGCAGCGGCGACGGCACGGCCACCGGGGCCGTGGCGCAGACCCGGTGGGGACCGGTGCAGGTGCGGATCACCGTCTCCGGCGGGAAGATCACCGACGTCACCGCGGTGCAGGTGCCCGACGGCAACCACCGGGACCAGGAGATCAACGACTACGCGGTGCCGATCCTGCGGCAGGAGGCCCTCGCGGCGCAGAGCGCGCGGATCGACACCGTCTCCGGTGCCACCGTCACCAGCGACGGCTACCGGGAGTCCCTCCAGTCCGCCATCGACGCGGCGCACCTGCGATGA
- a CDS encoding ferredoxin reductase family protein, with protein sequence MNVSHTAVAGRRIPRRARPAAPAWWADVAGSAAVLSLLVVTALWTADRGVQELLGGVATGLTSLGRLAGLVSADLMLVQVVLMARVPLIERRFGQDRIARWHRLTGFTSFHLLLAHVLLTVLGYAGTARRGVLAETWDLVATYPGMLLATAALALLVLVVVTSVRAARRRLRYESWHLLHLYAYLGVALALPHQLWTGADFVASPLARAYWWTVYLLALASVLVWRLGLPAWRSLRHRIEVAAVVPEAPGITSVWLRGRHLHRLPVRAGQFLLWRFLDGPGWSRAHPYSLSAPPNGDLMRITVKDLGDGSARVAALRPGTRVLVEGPYGRLTGERWRGGGITMLACGVGITPLLALLWELPYAPGQAVLLYRARTPDDLAFRAELDRLAAERGLVVHHLVGPRAARPSWLPAYAEGLSDAEALRRLSPGIAGHDVFLCGPDGWVDAARAATRAAGVPDAHVHQERFAW encoded by the coding sequence ATGAACGTCAGCCATACCGCCGTCGCCGGACGGCGGATCCCGCGCCGGGCCCGGCCCGCGGCCCCGGCCTGGTGGGCCGACGTGGCCGGCAGCGCCGCGGTGCTCAGCCTGCTGGTGGTCACCGCGCTCTGGACCGCCGACCGCGGCGTGCAGGAGCTGCTGGGCGGCGTGGCCACCGGCCTCACCTCGCTCGGCCGGCTCGCCGGCCTGGTCAGCGCCGACCTGATGCTCGTCCAGGTGGTGCTCATGGCCCGGGTGCCGCTGATCGAGCGGCGCTTCGGCCAGGACCGGATCGCCCGCTGGCACCGGCTCACCGGCTTCACCTCGTTCCACCTGCTCCTGGCGCACGTGCTGCTGACCGTGCTCGGGTACGCCGGCACCGCCCGCCGGGGGGTGCTCGCCGAGACCTGGGACCTGGTCGCCACGTACCCCGGGATGCTGCTGGCCACCGCGGCGCTCGCCCTGCTCGTGCTGGTCGTGGTGACCTCGGTCCGCGCGGCCCGGCGCCGGCTGCGCTACGAGTCCTGGCACCTGCTGCACCTGTACGCGTACCTGGGCGTCGCGCTGGCCCTGCCGCACCAGCTCTGGACCGGCGCGGACTTCGTCGCCTCGCCGTTGGCCCGGGCCTACTGGTGGACCGTCTACCTGCTGGCGCTGGCCAGCGTGCTGGTCTGGCGGCTGGGGCTGCCGGCCTGGCGCTCGCTGCGGCACCGGATCGAGGTGGCCGCCGTGGTGCCCGAGGCGCCCGGCATCACCTCGGTCTGGCTGCGCGGGCGCCACCTGCACCGGCTGCCCGTCCGGGCCGGGCAGTTCCTGCTCTGGCGGTTCCTGGACGGTCCCGGCTGGTCCCGGGCCCACCCGTACTCGCTGTCCGCGCCGCCCAACGGCGACCTCATGCGGATCACGGTCAAGGACCTGGGCGACGGCAGCGCCCGGGTGGCCGCCCTGCGCCCCGGCACGCGGGTGCTCGTCGAGGGGCCGTACGGGCGGCTCACCGGGGAGCGCTGGCGCGGCGGCGGGATCACCATGCTGGCCTGCGGGGTCGGCATCACCCCGCTGCTGGCGCTGCTCTGGGAGCTGCCGTACGCGCCGGGCCAGGCGGTGCTGCTCTACCGCGCGCGTACCCCTGACGACCTGGCCTTCCGGGCGGAGCTGGACCGGCTCGCCGCCGAGCGCGGGCTGGTCGTGCACCACCTGGTCGGCCCCCGGGCGGCACGCCCGTCCTGGCTGCCGGCCTACGCCGAGGGGCTTTCCGACGCGGAGGCGCTGCGCCGGCTCTCCCCCGGCATCGCCGGGCACGACGTCTTCCTCTGCGGACCGGATGGCTGGGTCGACGCCGCCCGCGCCGCGACCCGCGCGGCGGGGGTCCCCGACGCGCACGTCCACCAGGAACGCTTCGCCTGGTGA
- a CDS encoding FAD:protein FMN transferase: MTAGPDRRAWVAQVMGLPVSVHLRGPDVHSDAVAERVARVFAELREVDATFSTYRPDSALGRLGGAVPDPAAADPLVREVVERCEEARVRTGGWFDARRLPLPGGGTGFDPSGLVKGWAVERAARRLALPGHDLCLNAGGDVLLRTAPGRPAWRVGIEDPDRPERLLDVVARTHGAVATSGTARRGAHITDPHAGRPARAVRSVTVVGPELLWADVYATAAVARGADALDWLATLDGYAALLVDAAGRVRATPDWPGSRPAAQTRAA; encoded by the coding sequence GTGACCGCCGGACCGGACCGGCGTGCCTGGGTGGCGCAGGTGATGGGGCTGCCGGTCAGCGTGCACCTGCGCGGCCCGGACGTGCACAGTGACGCGGTGGCCGAGCGGGTGGCGCGGGTCTTCGCCGAGCTGCGCGAGGTCGACGCGACGTTCAGCACGTACCGGCCGGACAGCGCGCTGGGCCGGCTCGGCGGGGCGGTGCCCGACCCGGCCGCCGCGGATCCGCTGGTGCGCGAGGTGGTCGAGCGCTGCGAGGAGGCCCGCGTCCGCACCGGCGGGTGGTTCGACGCCCGGCGGCTGCCGCTGCCCGGCGGGGGCACCGGCTTCGACCCGTCCGGCCTGGTCAAGGGATGGGCGGTGGAGCGGGCGGCGCGCCGGCTGGCGCTGCCCGGCCACGACCTGTGCCTCAACGCCGGCGGGGACGTGCTGCTGCGCACCGCGCCGGGCCGGCCGGCCTGGCGGGTCGGGATCGAGGACCCGGACCGCCCCGAGCGGCTGCTCGACGTGGTCGCCCGCACGCACGGCGCGGTCGCCACCTCCGGCACCGCGCGGCGCGGCGCCCACATCACCGACCCGCACGCCGGGCGCCCGGCCCGGGCCGTCCGGTCGGTCACCGTGGTCGGCCCCGAGCTGCTCTGGGCCGACGTGTACGCCACCGCGGCCGTCGCCCGCGGCGCGGACGCGCTCGACTGGCTGGCCACCCTGGACGGGTACGCGGCCCTGCTGGTGGACGCCGCCGGTCGGGTGCGGGCCACGCCGGACTGGCCCGGCTCCCGGCCGGCGGCTCAGACCCGCGCCGCGTAG
- a CDS encoding Y-family DNA polymerase translates to MSGAPARTLLLWCPDWPVLAAEIVDGVPATDPVVVLHANRVVACSERARAEGVRRGLRRREAQGRCPQLTVVDHDPARDARAFEPVVAAVEEVVAGVEVIRPGACALAARGPSRYLGGEEAAAERIVEHVAQTCAVESQVGIADGVFAAGLAARDGRIVPPGGTPEFLAGLPVEALGRPTLTDLLRRLGVRTLGDFAALPPGDVLARFGFDGALAHRLAAGRDHRPLAVRQPPADLTVTADHDEPIDRVDAAAFAARTLAEQLHERLAAHGLACTRLGIEAVTAHGQELHRVWRHDGLLTAAAIADRVRWQLDGWLSGSNGRGGARPARPTAGIIRLRLVPDGVLAQAGLQPGLWGETGEERERAHRALSRVQGILGPEAVVTAVLGGGRSPADQVRLVPWGDERLPTRPGPPPLPAAEPSRPTEPARPTEPARPTEPARPTEPARPTELAAPAGQAGVVRAGVVAQPAGAGAVARPGRRGGAARSGGAAPVPPWPGRIPPPAPAVVLPSPLPAEVHDATGAPVLVSARLAVSAAPARLTVGTGRPADISGWAGPWPVDERWWAPAEARRRARFQVCLADGAALLLAVEGGQWLVEAIYD, encoded by the coding sequence ATGAGCGGTGCGCCGGCGCGGACCCTGCTGCTCTGGTGCCCGGACTGGCCGGTCCTCGCCGCCGAGATCGTCGACGGGGTGCCGGCCACCGACCCGGTCGTGGTGCTGCACGCCAACCGGGTGGTCGCCTGCTCCGAGCGGGCGCGGGCCGAGGGCGTCCGCCGGGGCCTGCGTCGGCGCGAGGCGCAGGGGCGCTGCCCCCAGCTCACCGTCGTCGACCACGACCCCGCCCGGGACGCCCGCGCGTTCGAGCCGGTGGTGGCCGCCGTCGAGGAGGTGGTCGCCGGGGTCGAGGTGATCCGTCCCGGGGCCTGCGCCCTGGCCGCCCGGGGCCCCAGCCGCTACCTCGGCGGCGAGGAGGCGGCGGCCGAGCGGATCGTCGAGCACGTCGCACAGACCTGCGCGGTGGAGAGCCAGGTCGGCATCGCCGACGGGGTCTTCGCCGCCGGGCTGGCCGCCCGGGACGGGCGCATCGTGCCGCCCGGCGGGACCCCGGAGTTCCTGGCCGGCCTGCCCGTCGAGGCGCTCGGCCGGCCCACCCTGACCGACCTGCTGCGCCGGCTGGGCGTACGCACCCTCGGCGACTTCGCCGCGCTGCCCCCCGGCGACGTGCTGGCCCGGTTCGGCTTCGACGGGGCGCTGGCCCACCGGCTCGCCGCCGGCCGGGACCACCGGCCGCTCGCGGTCCGGCAGCCACCCGCCGACCTGACCGTCACCGCCGACCACGACGAGCCGATCGACCGGGTGGACGCCGCGGCGTTCGCCGCCCGCACGCTGGCCGAGCAGTTGCACGAGCGGCTCGCCGCGCACGGGCTGGCCTGCACCCGGCTCGGCATCGAGGCGGTCACCGCGCACGGCCAGGAGCTGCACCGGGTCTGGCGGCACGACGGCCTGCTCACCGCCGCGGCCATCGCCGACCGGGTCCGCTGGCAGCTCGACGGCTGGCTCTCCGGCAGCAACGGCCGGGGCGGCGCCCGCCCGGCCCGCCCGACCGCCGGGATCATCCGGCTGCGGCTGGTGCCGGACGGGGTGCTCGCCCAGGCCGGCCTGCAACCCGGCCTGTGGGGGGAGACCGGCGAGGAGCGGGAACGGGCGCACCGCGCGTTGAGCCGGGTACAGGGCATCCTCGGCCCCGAGGCGGTGGTCACCGCCGTGCTCGGCGGCGGGCGCTCCCCGGCCGACCAGGTGCGCCTGGTTCCGTGGGGCGACGAGCGCCTGCCCACCCGCCCCGGCCCGCCACCCCTGCCGGCCGCCGAGCCGTCCCGACCGACCGAGCCTGCCCGCCCGACCGAGCCTGCCCGCCCGACCGAGCCTGCCCGCCCGACCGAGCCTGCCCGCCCGACCGAGCTGGCGGCACCGGCCGGGCAGGCCGGCGTGGTCCGTGCCGGTGTGGTGGCGCAGCCCGCCGGGGCCGGTGCGGTGGCGCGGCCCGGCCGGCGCGGCGGGGCGGCGCGCTCGGGCGGGGCGGCGCCGGTGCCACCGTGGCCGGGGCGGATCCCACCGCCGGCACCGGCCGTGGTGCTGCCCAGCCCGTTGCCGGCCGAGGTGCACGACGCGACGGGGGCGCCGGTGCTGGTGAGCGCCCGGCTGGCGGTCAGCGCGGCACCGGCCCGGTTGACGGTGGGCACCGGCCGGCCGGCCGACATCTCCGGCTGGGCCGGCCCGTGGCCGGTGGACGAGCGCTGGTGGGCGCCGGCCGAGGCGCGCCGCCGCGCCCGGTTCCAGGTCTGCCTGGCCGACGGCGCCGCCCTGCTGCTCGCCGTCGAGGGCGGGCAGTGGCTGGTGGAGGCGATCTATGACTGA